Proteins encoded together in one Hevea brasiliensis isolate MT/VB/25A 57/8 chromosome 16, ASM3005281v1, whole genome shotgun sequence window:
- the LOC110651846 gene encoding probable choline kinase 1 isoform X1, whose protein sequence is MMIRLFHWYNPPCVTGPKNPTRNPSRFYAGVSATFLERLSGVSLSLRFISAAFFGLLLVQSASIDSKMAIKTKGFFEGIFPDELKKILQSVASEWGDVVDNMDSLQVIPLKGAMTNEVFQINWPTKSGDVIRKLLIRIYGEGVEVFFKRDDEVRTFECMSRHGQGPRLLGRFADGRVEEFIHARTLSAADLRDPEISALVAAKMREFHDLDMPGPRSVLLWTRMRNWLAEAKSLCSAKDAQKFQLNNLEGEISMLEKWLSQDDQDIGFCHNDLQYGNIMMDEDTRSITIIDYEYASYNPVAYDIANHFCEMVANYHSETPHILDYSKYPGLEERRRFVYAYLSASGNKPSEDEVERLVDDAENYTLANHIFWGLWGIISGYVNSLDFDYLEYARQRFEQYWLRRPVLLGSSVAYANGYAVDAT, encoded by the exons ATGATGATTCGATTGTTTCACTGGTATAATCCCCCGTGTGTAACAGGCCCAAAAAACCCCACACGCAATCCAAGTAGATTCTACGCGGGAG TTTCAGCAACTTTCTTGGAACGCCTCTCTGGTGTTTCTTTGAGTTTGCGTTTCATTTCTGCCGCTTTTTTTGGACTTTTGTTGG TACAATCTGCGTCTATTGATTCAAAAATGGCAATAAAAACGAAAGGATTCTTTGAGGGCATTTTCCCTGATGAGCTAAAGAAAATTCTTCAATCTGTGGCATCGGAGTGGGGAGATGTGGTGGATAATATGGATTCTTTGCAGGTTATACCCTTGAAGGGAGCTATGACTAATGAGGTTTTCCAGATAAATTGGCCAACAAAGAGTGGTGATGTTATTCGAAAATTATTGATTCGGATTTATGGTGAAGGTGTTGAAGTCTTTTTCAAAAGGGATGATGAGGTTAGGACTTTTGAGTGCATGTCAAGGCATGGACAAGGGCCTAGGCTTCTTGGTCGGTTTGCAGATGGCAGGGTTGAAGAGTTTATTCATGCCAGG ACGCTATCAGCTGCTGACCTTCGTGATCCTGAAATCTCTGCTCTTGTAGCAGCAAAGATGAGAGAGTTTCATGATCTTGATATGCCTGGTCCAAGGAGTGTACTCCTCTGGACCAGAATGAG GAACTGGCTGGCTGAAGCCAAAAGTTTGTGTTCTGCTAAAGATGCACAGAAATTTCAGTTGAATAATCTTGAAGGTGAAATCAGTATGCTAGAGAAGTGGCTGTCACAAGACGATCAGGATATTGGGTTTTGTCACAATGACCTGCAATACGGTAACATAATGATGGATGAAGATACAAGATCAATCACCATAATT GATTATGAGTATGCAAGTTACAATCCTGTTGCATATGACATTGCAAATCACTTCTGTGAAATGGTAGCAAATTATCATTCTGAGACACCACATATTTTGGACTATAGCAAATACCCAG gtttGGAGGAGCGTCGCAGATTTGTATATGCATATCTAAGCGCATCAG GCAATAAACCGAGTGAAGACGAAGTGGAACGGCTAGTGGATGATGCAGAAAACTACACTCTTGCAAACCATATCTTTTGGGGCTTATGGGGAATAATCTCA GGTTATGTGAACAGTCTTGATTTTGACTACTTGGAGTATGCAAGGCAGAGGTTTGAGCAGTATTGGTTGAGAAGACCTGTACTCTTGGGATCTTCTGTTGCTTATGCAAACGGTTATGCTGTAGATGCTACATGA
- the LOC110651846 gene encoding probable choline kinase 1 isoform X2 — protein MMIRLFHWYNPPCVTGPKNPTRNPSRFYAGVQSASIDSKMAIKTKGFFEGIFPDELKKILQSVASEWGDVVDNMDSLQVIPLKGAMTNEVFQINWPTKSGDVIRKLLIRIYGEGVEVFFKRDDEVRTFECMSRHGQGPRLLGRFADGRVEEFIHARTLSAADLRDPEISALVAAKMREFHDLDMPGPRSVLLWTRMRNWLAEAKSLCSAKDAQKFQLNNLEGEISMLEKWLSQDDQDIGFCHNDLQYGNIMMDEDTRSITIIDYEYASYNPVAYDIANHFCEMVANYHSETPHILDYSKYPGLEERRRFVYAYLSASGNKPSEDEVERLVDDAENYTLANHIFWGLWGIISGYVNSLDFDYLEYARQRFEQYWLRRPVLLGSSVAYANGYAVDAT, from the exons ATGATGATTCGATTGTTTCACTGGTATAATCCCCCGTGTGTAACAGGCCCAAAAAACCCCACACGCAATCCAAGTAGATTCTACGCGGGAG TACAATCTGCGTCTATTGATTCAAAAATGGCAATAAAAACGAAAGGATTCTTTGAGGGCATTTTCCCTGATGAGCTAAAGAAAATTCTTCAATCTGTGGCATCGGAGTGGGGAGATGTGGTGGATAATATGGATTCTTTGCAGGTTATACCCTTGAAGGGAGCTATGACTAATGAGGTTTTCCAGATAAATTGGCCAACAAAGAGTGGTGATGTTATTCGAAAATTATTGATTCGGATTTATGGTGAAGGTGTTGAAGTCTTTTTCAAAAGGGATGATGAGGTTAGGACTTTTGAGTGCATGTCAAGGCATGGACAAGGGCCTAGGCTTCTTGGTCGGTTTGCAGATGGCAGGGTTGAAGAGTTTATTCATGCCAGG ACGCTATCAGCTGCTGACCTTCGTGATCCTGAAATCTCTGCTCTTGTAGCAGCAAAGATGAGAGAGTTTCATGATCTTGATATGCCTGGTCCAAGGAGTGTACTCCTCTGGACCAGAATGAG GAACTGGCTGGCTGAAGCCAAAAGTTTGTGTTCTGCTAAAGATGCACAGAAATTTCAGTTGAATAATCTTGAAGGTGAAATCAGTATGCTAGAGAAGTGGCTGTCACAAGACGATCAGGATATTGGGTTTTGTCACAATGACCTGCAATACGGTAACATAATGATGGATGAAGATACAAGATCAATCACCATAATT GATTATGAGTATGCAAGTTACAATCCTGTTGCATATGACATTGCAAATCACTTCTGTGAAATGGTAGCAAATTATCATTCTGAGACACCACATATTTTGGACTATAGCAAATACCCAG gtttGGAGGAGCGTCGCAGATTTGTATATGCATATCTAAGCGCATCAG GCAATAAACCGAGTGAAGACGAAGTGGAACGGCTAGTGGATGATGCAGAAAACTACACTCTTGCAAACCATATCTTTTGGGGCTTATGGGGAATAATCTCA GGTTATGTGAACAGTCTTGATTTTGACTACTTGGAGTATGCAAGGCAGAGGTTTGAGCAGTATTGGTTGAGAAGACCTGTACTCTTGGGATCTTCTGTTGCTTATGCAAACGGTTATGCTGTAGATGCTACATGA